The proteins below are encoded in one region of Helianthus annuus cultivar XRQ/B chromosome 2, HanXRQr2.0-SUNRISE, whole genome shotgun sequence:
- the LOC110894799 gene encoding uncharacterized protein LOC110894799 encodes MKADHKLPTVEHIDPFISAEIPDKNEDPELYSLVSDFMIHGPCGHANMKCPCMVGNRCSKNFPKKFLESTSIDSDGFPVYRRRDSGHTVVKKGVTLDNRSVVPYNKKLLKRYQAHINVEWCNQAGSIKYLFKYINKGPDRATVAVFYSDRGRDEEIPKDEIKEYYEARYVSACEASWRIFANDVHYRYPSVMRLPFHLPGQQNVVFSCDDNIEDVINKPQVNSSIFLEWMKMNNSKPEARELTYVEFPSKYVWKLKDRCWQPRQNYVVIGRIYSASPSLGEAYYLRILLTKVKGPRSFEEIRTYDGVVYPTFRDACYARGLLDDDNEYIECISESSFTGNGHYLRSLFGTILLSTTLSRPEVVWEKTWELLSEDILYNMRKDTGMSGFVVSDERLKNITLSKIKKFLLRNGSSLHRFPPMLYLDDDYLISDRNRLINEELSFDTDELRAEFNNLHRSLNDDQRAVYNEIMDAARSGKGGVFFVYGYGGTGKTFLWKTLGASIRCNGQIVINVASSGIASLLLSRGRTAHSRFHIPINLNEDSVCHIKPNTEVANLLYEAKLIIWDEALMVQKHAFEALDRTMKDVLSVFDSRNSELPFGGKAIVFGGDFRQILPVVQNGSRQEIVNASLCSSQIWSSSKVLKLTTNMRLSVGSSSSNIEEINEFGKWLLEIGEGNVGDSNDGDANIEIPDHLLITDENDPIQGLIDFVYPSVLHHFKDHDYFSERAILAPKNEVVHEINDRLLALFPGEEVEYLSSDSLCPTEVINDPLHQDLYNPDVLNSVEVSGFPNHRLVLKLGVTVMLLRNIDQQNGLCNGTRLQITRLGKRVIKAEILSGSNVGSRTYIPRISMIPSDKKIPFKFQRGQFPITVCFAMTINKSQGQSLSRVGLYLRDPVFSHGQLYVALSRVKTKDGVKVLIFDKDGRPTNKTANVVYKEIFGKL; translated from the exons ATGAAAGCTGATCATAAGCTTCCTACGGTTGAACACATCGATCCCTTTATCTCAGCTGAAATTCCTGATAAAAACGAGGATCCTGAATTGTATTCTCTTGTGAGTGACTTTATGATTCATGGTCCTTGCGGACATGCCAACATGAAATGTCCATGCATGGTTGGGAACCGTTGTTCTAAGAATTTTCCAAAGAAGTTTTTGGAATCCACTTCCATTGATTCTGATGGATTTCCCGTTTATAGGAGAAGAGATTCTGGTCACACGGTTGTGAAGAAGGGTGTTACTTTGGACAATAGGAGTGTAGTTCCATACAACAAAAAGCTTCTTAAAAGGTATCAGGCGCACATCAACGTGGAGTGGTGCAATCAGGCTGGTTCAATTAAGTATTTGTTTAAATACATTAATAAAGGACCTGATCGAGCTACTGTTGCTGTTTTTTATTCAGACAGAGGTCGAGATGAGGAGATCCCAAAAGATGAAATTAAAGAATATTACGAAGCTAGATATGTTTCCGCATGTGAAGCCAGCTGGAGAATATTTGCCAATGATGTTCATTATAGGTATCCTTCTGTTATGAGATTACCCTTTCATCTACCTGGACAACAAAATGTTGTATTTAGTTGTGACGACAATATTGAGGATGTCATAAACAAACCTCAAGTAAATTCCTCTATTTTCTTAGAATGGATGAAGATGAACAATTCTAAGCCTGAAGCAAGAGAACTTACTTATGTTGAGTTTCCTTCAAAATATGTGTGGAAGTTAAAAGATCGTTGCTGGCAGCCACGCCAAAATTATGTTGTTATTGGGAGAATTTATTCTGCGTCTCCTTCTCTTGGTGAGGCTTATTACCTAAGAATTCTTCTTACTAAGGTTAAAGGACCACGATCATTTGAAGAAATCAGAACATATGATGGTGTTGTTTATCCTACTTTTAGGGATGCGTGTTATGCACGTGGCCTGTTAGATGATGACAATGAATATATCGAGTGTATTAGTGAATCCAGTTTCACTGGAAACGGTCATTATCTTCGTTCTTTGTTTGGAACAATACTTTTGTCTACTACGCTTTCAAGACCTGAAGTTGTTTGGGAGAAAACGTGGGAGCTATTGTCCGAGGACATTTTATACAATATGCGGAAAGATACTGGCATGAGCG GATTCGTTGTTTCTGACGAACGTTTAAAGAATATAACGTTgtccaaaatcaaaaaatttCTTCTTCGTAATGGATCCAGCTTGCACAGGTTCCCACCAATGCTTTATCTTGATGATGACTATCTAATATCCGACAGAAACCGTCTGATAAATGAGGAGCTTTCTTTTGACACGGATGAACTTAGGGCTGAGTTCAATAATCTTCACAGGTCTCTAAACGACGATCAAAGAGCAGTGTATAATGAGATTATGGATGCTGCTCGAAGTGGAAAGGGTGGTGTGTTTTTTGTGTACGGTTATGGTGGTACGGGCAAGACCTTTCTGTGGAAAACTTTAGGTGCTTCCATTAGATGCAATGGACAGATTGTTATTAATGTTGCTTCAAGTGGTATTGCATCTTTGTTGTTATCACGAGGTCGTACTGCTCACTCACGATTTCATATTCCAATTAATCTCAATGAAGATTCGGTATGCCATATCAAGCCTAATACTGAAGTCGCAAATCTTCTATACGAAGCCAAGTTGATTATTTGGGATGAGGCACTGATGGTACAAAAACATGCTTTCGAGGCTCTTGATCGTACAATGAAGGATGTTTTGAGTGTGTTTGATTCACGAAATTCAGAACTTCCATTTGGTGGAAAAGCTATTGTCTTTGGTGGTGACTTTAGACAAATCCTACCTGTTGTACAAAATGGAAGCAGGCAAGAAATCGTAAACGCCTCTTTATGTTCATCCCAAATCTGGTCCAGTTCCAAGGTGTTAAAATTGACAACCAACATGCGTTTGTCAGTTGGATCTAGTAGCTCAAACATCGAGGAGATAAACGAATTTGGTAAATGGCTTCTTGAGATCGGCGAAGGCAATGTTGGTGATTCTAACGATGGTGATGCAAATATTGAAATACCTGATCATCTTTTAATAACTGATGAAAATGATCCAATTCAAGGTTTGATTGACTTTGTATATCCTTCAGTGCTTCATCATTTTAAAGACCATGACTACTTTTCTGAAAGAGCTATACTCGCTCCTAAGAATGAAGTTGTTCATGAGATAAATGATCGTCTGCTTGCGTTGTTTCCTGGTGAAGAAGTAGAGTATCTTAGCTCTGATAGTTTATGTCCGACTGAGGTAATTAATGATCCGTTACATCAAGATTTATATAATCCAGATGTGTTAAACAGTGTGGAAGTATCAGGATTTCCAAATCATAGATTGGTATTAAAATTGGGCGTTACGGTTATGCTTTTGAGGAATATTGATCAGCAAAACGGTCTGTGTAATGGTACGCGTCTTCAAATCACACGTCTTGGTAAACGTGTTATCAAGGCTGAGATATTATCGGGAAGTAATGTTGGTTCAAGAACTTACATCCCAAGAATTAGCATGATACCATCTGACAAGAAAATACCCTTCAAGTTTCAACGCGGGCAGTTTCCAATAACCGTATGTTTTGCGATGACTATTAACAAAAGTCAAGGACAATCTCTATCGAGAGTTGGTCTATACCTGAGAGACCCCGTGTTCTCACATGGTCAGCTTTATGTTGCTTTGTCGAGAGTAAAGACTAAAGATGGCGTTAAGGTTTTAATATTCGACAAAGATGGGAGACCAACAAATAAAACTGCAAACGTTGTTTACAAAGAAATATTCGGAAAATTGTAG